From a region of the Asterias amurensis chromosome 2, ASM3211899v1 genome:
- the LOC139933847 gene encoding mannose-1-phosphate guanylyltransferase catalytic subunit beta-like — MKALILVGGYGTRLRPLTLSRPKPLVEFCNKPMLLHQVEALAAVGVKEIILAVSYRAELLEQELKEQEKKLGIKITTSHEEEPLGTAGPLALARDILKESSEPFFVLNSDISCEFPFQEMLDFHKRHGKEGTIVVTKVEEPSKYGVVVYNETGQIQRFVEKPQTFVSNKINAGMYIFSAGILDRIELRPTSIEREVFPQMALDGQLFAMNLKGFWMDVGQPKDFLIGMALYLNSLRQNNPQALHTGPGIVGNVLVDPSAKIGDNCRIGPNVVIGPNVTIEDGVCIKRTTVLKNTTIKSHAWIDSSLIGWACHVGQWVRMENVCVLGEDVIVKDELYINGGRILPHKSIGASVNDPQIIM, encoded by the exons ATGAAGGCCCTTATTCTTGTGGGTGGATATGGAACCAGGCTACGACCTTTGACATTGAGTCGCCCTAAACCACTGGTGGAGTTTTGCAACAAACCTATGTTACTTCATCAAGTAGAAGCTCTGGCTGCA GTTGGTGTCAAAGAAATCATACTTGCTGTAAGTTACCGGGCAGAACTTCTTGAACAGGAACTCAAAGAACAAGAAAAGAAG TTGGGAATCAAGATCACAACATCACATGAAGAAGAACCATTAGGAACAG cTGGTCCCCTGGCCTTGGCACGTGATATCTTAAAGGAAAGCAGTGAACCATTCTTTGTCTTAAACAGTGACATCAGTTGTGAGTTTCCATTCCAAGAGATGTTAGATTTTCATAAACGTCACGGCAAAGAAGGAACAATTGTT GTCACCAAAGTGGAAGAGCCTTCCAAATATGGTGTGGTAGTTTATAATGAGACGGGACAAATCCAAAGATTTGTAGAAAAGCCACAGACGTTTGTATCTAATAAGATCAATGCTGGCATGTACATCTTCAGCGCTGGTATATTGGATAGAATAGAG tTGAGACCAACGTCCATTGAGAGAGAAGTATTCCCACAGATGGCTCTAGATGGACAGCTCTTTGCAATGAATTTAAAAG GGTTCTGGATGGATGTAGGTCAGCCTAAAGATTTCTTGATTGGAATGGCTTTATATCTAAACTCACTCCGACAGAATAACCCACAAGCTTTACACACTGGTCCTGGCATAGTCGGCAATGTATTAGTG gatcCAAGTGCCAAGATTGGGGATAACTGTAGGATAGGTCCGAATGTTGTGATAGGTCCCAATGTGACGATAGAGGATGGTGTTTGTATCAAACGTACTACGGTTCTCAAAAATACAACAATCAAATCACATGCTTGGATCGACTCGTCTCTGATTGGCTGGGCGTGTCATGTGGGACAATGG GTTCGGATGGAGAATGTATGTGTTTTAGGTGAAGACGTAATCGTTAAAGATGAGCTGTACATCAATGGTGGGCGTATTCTTCCACATAAATCCATCGGTGCATCAGTAAACGACCCTCAGATTATAATGTAA
- the LOC139933850 gene encoding uncharacterized protein, with product MADEYCRSLLKVAVAQLCQGLGWHAVHTTPCDLLTDVLQRYLEHLARHSHRYAEQYGRTDPNLDDVGLTFSHMHVRLNELETYLKEVEPIPFAHPLPSFPIPKRNNLQIPQPGSRDCRERLEYIPEHMPPLGDIAGEYGEGLDSMDLSHSSRMSIDIDGYEPHTPLMSPNSPRGDKRELLSPASEFNYKRLRLIDDGTPRELTAISMGINGEITPKREGRLPVATTPPRKPLVERRSGLPQIPLSKQDTKMDGLLTKVPKSPRPSANIDLKSSKAKGITPPKPKPKSPKHLFFSPSGAPSVFQVKPKSPAVVIMDKVKELMPSGSKSLKVTGPNIGTLLITTKKSSETAPITPTHHSDDDKSPSPKKPSALDVYDFEDEDTKPRPSKTFDPCGEAPDPSKAVLPSARLIVDDEEEVVANEASINDTIESVISKMARSSDNKPGKKNGKEDRTKEKGKDKVKEKGKDKTNEKGKGGLLDMANKSTQEKSSSKGQSLPPKLLFKHAWRDSEGATTSATSLKLLIKTDKSDSKDKRENKEKKDKTKKSSDEKSVGKVSKKERSKRKKDQMKKDKLKKKKMDKKRKLQELSGKRPSSDGETEPDSQKQPAIAKLNIITKNPKSMKVRLVSQSESASSSPSRDKTDEKQQKDKMNQKKKRKDKERKAKVKAARESLKKAKKKDGNTGVKRGKDDKSSSEEPPEKIAKLIVPKITLRMGAASSKGEATKIFIKKQSEMPKPPPARARTPSSSSSSSSSSSPSPSPRRKSPSPSPPPCSPSPPPRSPSPQSSSPSPKPKKTPAAKKASQSKKASQPKKTVVASPPPSPPAPRSPSPPPPSPPAPKIPVTAPPVRKAASKAFSAIAKPTKGVPAVSTVTSQPTTPIKGISVPTKASLKAPVEKPAMTKGAGKTATGQKSPGGAPAGGAGVTVGSSAQRTVILETVGTVVSDTGERIWICPNCKLPDDGSAMVGCDTCDDWYHWPCVGIKEEPTESNWYCPRCRVPSKKKGKKKHK from the exons ATGGCAGATGAATACTGCCGTAGTCTTTTGAAGGTTGCAGTAGCCCAGCTGTGCCAGGGGTTGGGGTGGCATGCTGTACATACAACACCATGTGACCTTCTGACAGACGTCTTGCAGAGATACCTTGAACATCTAGCAAGACATTCTCACCGCTATGCTGAACAAT ATGGTCGGACTGATCCCAACCTGGATGATGTTGGTTTGACATTCTCCCACATGCATGTCCGTTTGAATGAGCTGGAGACATACCTGAAGGAGGTTGAACCTATCCCCTTTGCTCATCCTCTACCATCGTTCCCGATTCCTAAGAGAAACAATCTCCAGATTCCTCAGCCAGGAAGCAGAGATTGCAGGGAGAGGTTGGAATACATCCCAGAGCATATGCCACCATTAGGTGACATTGCAGGAG AATATGGTGAAGGTCTTGATTCAATGGATTTATCCCATTCATCTCGGATGTCAATTGATATTGATGGCTACGAGCCACACACACCCCTCATGAGTCCCAACTCACCTCGAGGTGATAAACGTGAGCTTCTTAGTCCAGCCAGTGAATTTAACTATAAGAGACTGCGGCTAATTGATGATGGCACACCCCGAGAGCTAACAGCAATATCCATGGGTATCAATGGAGAAATAACACCTAAGAGAGAAGGCAGGCTTCCTGTTGCGACCACACCTCCTCGTAAACCATTAGTAGAACGCAGAAGTGGTCTTCCCCAAATACCTCTCTCAAAACAAGATACCAAAATGGACGGGCTGCTAACTAAAGTCCCAAAATCTCCACGACCAAGTGCTAACATTGATCTCAAATCATCTAAAGCAAAGGGTATCACCCCACCAAAGCCCAAACCCAAATCACCAAAGCATTTGTTTTTCTCACCAAGTGGTGCTCCGTCTGTGTTTCAAGTGAAACCCAAAAGTCCAGCTGTAGTTATCATGGATAAAGTCAAAGAGTTAATGCCCTCTGGGAGTAAGAGCCTTAAAGTCACAGGACCTAATATCGGAACGTTACTCATCACAACAAAGAAATCATCAGAGACTGCACCCATCACTCCAACGCATCATAGTGATGACGATAAGAGTCCAAGCCCTAAGAAACCATCTGCTTTGGATGTTTATGACTTTGAAGATGAGGATACTAAGCCAAGACCCTCCAAGACGTTTGATCCATGTGGAGAGGCGCCAGACCCTTCTAAAGCTGTCCTCCCATCCGCAAGGTTAATAGTGGACGATGAAGAGGAAGTTGTGGCAAATGAAGCCAGCATAAATGACACTATTGAATCTGTTATATCCAAAATGGCTCGAAGTAGTGACAATAAACCTGGTAAAAAGAATGGTAAAGAAGACAGGACTAAAGAAAAGGGCAAGGATAAAGTTAAAGAAAAGGGTAAAGATAAAACCAACGAGAAGGGTAAAGGTGGACTTCTTGATATGGCAAACAAATCTACTCAGGAGAAGTCTAGTAGTAAAGGACAATCTTTGCCTCCAAAGCTGTTATTTAAACATGCCTGGCGGGACAGTGAAGGGGCAACCACATCTGCGACATCACTTAAACTTCTCATCAAAACAGATAAGTCTGATTCAAAAGACAAGAGGGAAAATAAAGAGAAGAAAGATAAAACTAAGAAGAGCAGTGATGAAAAATCTGTCGGTAAAGTGTCCAAGAAGGAGCGTTCCAAACGGAAAAAGGACCAAATGAAAAAAGAcaaactgaaaaagaaaaaaatggataAGAAACGTAAATTGCAAGAGTTGTCAGGTAAGAGGCCGAGCTCGGACGGAGAAACAGAGCCAGACTCTCAAAAGCAGCCAGCTATCGCTAAGCTCAACATCATCACCAAGAATCCGAAATCCATGAAGGTACGTCTTGTGTCGCAGTCAGAGAGTGCATCCAGTAGTCCAAGTCGAGATAAGACAGATGAGAAACAACAGAAAGATAAGATGAATCAGAAGAAGAAACGCAAGGATAAGGAGAGAAAGGCTAAGGTGAAGGCAGCGAGAGAGTCTCTCAAGAAGGCTAAGAAGAAAGATGGAAACACTGGTGTGAAGAGAGGGAAAGATGACAAGAGCTCCTCAGAAGAACCTCCTGAGAAAATAGCTAAG tTAATTGTTCCCAAGATAACATTGAGGATGGGTGCTGCATCTTCAAAAGGAGAGGCCACAAAAAT ATTTATCAAGAAGCAATCAGAAATGCCCAAACCACCACCAGCAAGAGCTCGTACCCCATCATCTTCCTcttcatcatcctcatcatcctcCCCATCCCCCTCCCCAAGGCGGAAATCACCCTCTCCATCTCCGCCCCCATGTTCTCCTTCCCCTCCGCCTCGTTCACCATCCCCCCAATCCAGCTCTCCCAGCCCCAAACCCAAGAAGACCCCAGCTGCCAAGAAGGCATCCCAATCCAAGAAAGCATCGCAGCCCAAGAAAACTGTTGTGGCATCTCCACCGCCTTCCCCGCCCGCACCCAGGTCTCCATCTCCCCCACCTCCATCTCCCCCAGCCCCTAAGATACCTGTGACTGCACCACCTGTAAGGAAAGCAGCTTCTAAGGCATTCTCAGCAATAGCTAAACCAACTAAGGGTGTCCCTGCTGTGTCAACTGTTACCTCTCAGCCAACCACTCCCATtaag GGTATCTCGGTACCTACAAAAGCATCTCTAAAAGCCCCTGTTGAGAAACCTGCTATGACAAAGGGAGCTGGTAAAACAGCAACAGGCCAGAAATCACCAGGAGGTGCTCCAGCTGGAGGGGCTGGTGTGACAGTAGGAAGCTCAGCTCAGCGTACTGTTATTCTAGAGACTGTTGGAACTGTAGTG agTGACACTGGAGAGAGGATTTGGATTTGTCCAAACTGTAAATTGCCAGATGATGGGAGTGCAATGGTGGGATGTGATACGTGTGATGATTGGTATCATTG GCCATGTGTAGGTATCAAGGAAGAACCAACGGAGTCAAATTGGTACTGTCCTCGATGCCGGGTCCCGAGCAAGAAAAAAGGCAAAAAGAAACATAAATAA